The proteins below are encoded in one region of Bosea sp. BIWAKO-01:
- a CDS encoding Mth938-like domain-containing protein → MPRFEGFVPGRHQIDAFGAGGFRFADMSHRGSILALPTGVQIWPVSSFAQVTIESLQPVLDAADTIDFLLIGTGHDIAFVPAALRERFRAAGITIEGMATGAAARTYNVLVGEDRRVAAALIAVE, encoded by the coding sequence ATGCCACGCTTTGAAGGCTTCGTTCCCGGACGGCATCAAATCGATGCCTTTGGGGCCGGCGGGTTCCGGTTTGCCGATATGAGCCATCGCGGCTCGATCCTGGCCTTGCCGACCGGAGTCCAAATCTGGCCGGTCTCGTCTTTCGCGCAGGTGACGATCGAGAGCCTTCAGCCCGTTCTCGATGCTGCCGATACGATCGACTTCCTGCTGATTGGTACCGGACACGACATCGCCTTCGTGCCTGCAGCCTTGCGCGAGCGCTTTCGCGCGGCGGGTATCACCATCGAGGGCATGGCGACGGGCGCTGCGGCGCGGACCTACAATGTTCTCGTCGGCGAAGACCGGCGGGTGGCGGCGGCGCTGATTGCGGTTGAGTAG
- a CDS encoding phytoene/squalene synthase family protein — MTTRTDDRRETLPEALPEAYAHCAALVREADHDRYIASLYAPEAVRPGLFALYAFSHEIARVRAAVSEPLPGEVRLQWWRDLLEGDGKGEVHSHPVAAALLDTILHYRLPIAPLTGLIEARIFDLYDDPMPSLGDLEGYAGETASALFRLASIILAEGRDPGGAAACGHAGVAYALTGLLRAFPWHAAAGQVYVPAEILARNGVIRDDIVRGRGGPGVLYSLKELRAIARKHLAKLRDLRETIPATLVPAFLPVALVEPYLKKMEHNGYDPFRSIITLPAWQRQWILWRAARKAMRG, encoded by the coding sequence ATGACGACCAGAACTGACGATCGCCGCGAGACGCTGCCCGAGGCCCTGCCGGAGGCCTATGCTCATTGCGCCGCATTGGTGCGCGAGGCCGATCACGATCGCTATATCGCCAGTCTCTACGCGCCCGAGGCCGTGCGGCCCGGACTTTTTGCGCTCTACGCCTTCAGCCACGAGATCGCCAGGGTTCGCGCCGCGGTGAGCGAACCCCTGCCCGGCGAGGTCAGGCTGCAATGGTGGCGCGACCTGCTGGAAGGCGATGGCAAGGGCGAGGTGCATTCGCATCCGGTTGCCGCCGCGTTGCTCGACACCATCCTGCATTACCGCCTGCCGATCGCGCCGCTGACCGGGCTGATCGAGGCGCGCATCTTTGATCTCTATGACGACCCGATGCCCTCTCTCGGCGATCTCGAGGGCTATGCCGGCGAAACGGCAAGTGCGCTCTTCCGGCTTGCGTCGATCATCCTGGCCGAGGGGCGTGATCCTGGCGGCGCGGCGGCCTGTGGCCATGCCGGCGTGGCCTATGCCCTGACCGGGCTGTTGCGCGCTTTCCCCTGGCATGCGGCGGCTGGCCAAGTCTATGTGCCAGCCGAGATCCTTGCCCGCAACGGCGTGATCCGCGACGACATCGTGCGGGGGCGCGGCGGGCCTGGCGTGCTCTACAGCCTGAAGGAACTCCGGGCCATCGCGCGCAAGCATCTCGCCAAGCTGCGGGACTTGCGCGAGACGATTCCGGCTACGCTCGTACCGGCCTTCCTGCCGGTCGCCCTGGTCGAGCCTTATCTGAAGAAGATGGAGCACAACGGCTACGACCCGTTCCGGAGCATCATCACGCTGCCGGCCTGGCAGCGGCAGTGGATTCTCTGGCGCGCGGCACGGAAGGCGATGCGGGGCTAA